CGCTTATTCCGCTTGATTCATGGGTTGCGCATGCCATCGATTGGGTTGTTCTCAACTTTCGCCCAGTATTCCAAGGCATACGAGCCCCTATCGATTTCATTCTCAGCGGGTTTGAACAGTTTCTCACCTCGCTGCCATCTCCCGTGGCCATTATCATTTTTGCATTACTTGCTTGGCAATTAGCAGGACGAGCAATGGGCGTGGCAACCTTTATTTCGATGATAGCCATCGGGGCAATTGGTGCTTGGTCTGAAGCCATGGTGACATTATCGCTGGTGCTTACCTCATTGCTGTTTTGTATTGTGATAGGGTTACCGCTGGGGATTTGGCTGGCACGCAGTGAAAGAGCAGCCAAAATCATCCGCCCATTACTTGATGCGATGCAAACTACACCTGCATTCGTCTACTTAGTGCCGATTGTCATGTTGTTTGGTATCGGTAATGTGCCCGGCGTCGTCGTCACCATTATATTTGCCTTGCCCCCCATCATTCGTCTGACCATTTTAGGTATCAAGCAAGTCCCTGCCGACTTAATTGAAGCGGCTGAATCATTCGGTGCAAGCCCTCGCCAAATGTTATTCAAAGTGCAATTACCACTCGCAATGCCAACTATCATGGCGGGAGTTAACCAAACACTGATGTTAGCGCTTTCAATGGTGGTTATAGCTTCGATGATTGCAGTTGGTGGTTTAGGCCAAATGGTATTAAGGGGGATTGGTCGCCTTGATATGGGGCTCGCGTCTGTCGGGGGCGTTGGTATTGTTATTCTCGCTATCATTTTAGACCGTTTCACCCAATCTTTGGGGCAAGATACCCGAGGTAAAACACCGGTTCGTTGGTATCAAAAAGGCCCTATTGGGCTGGTTATGCGCCCGTTTTGTAAAAAAACCAATTAATCATACATCCTCCATTCACCGAAGTGCCATTCATTTGGCACTCAGACTGCTGACAAACCGAATAGGTTTGGCGGTAGACTCGATAGGTTTTGAAAAAATCAAAGAAAATCAATTCATTGATTTTCGACAAATAACACAAAGCAGGAAAAATCACGCTTTTATCCTGCTTTGTCAACAACCTCAGCGCCATTCATTTGGCACTCAACTTGGCTCTTTACATTAATGCCAAGCTCGCTGCGAAATAAAACAGAGGGAACAATATAATGAAACATAAAATCATTCTTGCATCTGCACTGACAGCTATATTT
The window above is part of the Providencia sp. R33 genome. Proteins encoded here:
- the proW gene encoding glycine betaine/L-proline ABC transporter permease ProW, translating into MSKQNQENTIDQQDPWANTQVEQTPAQTPDTTQSDDPWAASSTQDQSAADDPWGGSSATDTAPDSGSSDWLDAAPTDSIAADQFNIMDPFQHTLIPLDSWVAHAIDWVVLNFRPVFQGIRAPIDFILSGFEQFLTSLPSPVAIIIFALLAWQLAGRAMGVATFISMIAIGAIGAWSEAMVTLSLVLTSLLFCIVIGLPLGIWLARSERAAKIIRPLLDAMQTTPAFVYLVPIVMLFGIGNVPGVVVTIIFALPPIIRLTILGIKQVPADLIEAAESFGASPRQMLFKVQLPLAMPTIMAGVNQTLMLALSMVVIASMIAVGGLGQMVLRGIGRLDMGLASVGGVGIVILAIILDRFTQSLGQDTRGKTPVRWYQKGPIGLVMRPFCKKTN